A window from Mangifera indica cultivar Alphonso chromosome 2, CATAS_Mindica_2.1, whole genome shotgun sequence encodes these proteins:
- the LOC123209046 gene encoding flagellar radial spoke protein 5 isoform X1 has product MAMTVHNVLPHFTAAFKSKSKTTPRQDSKRLNVNSVRCCQLATFDKRLITVSNGNDSLDICRVLNGMWQTSGGWGRIDRDDAVDAMLRYADAGLTTFDMADHYGPAEDLYGIFINRIRREGPPELLDKVRGLTKWVPPPVKMTSSYVRESINVSRRRMDVPSLDMLQFHWWDYSNPGYLDALKHLTDLKEEGKIKTVALTNFDTERLRIILENGIPVVSNQVQHSIVDMRPQQRMAELCELTGVKLITYGTVMGGLLSEKFLDTNLVIPFAGPPLNTPSLQKYKRMVDAWGGWSQFQVLLQTLKRIATKHGVSIPVVAVRYVLDQPAVAGSMVGVRLGLSEHIQDTNAIFSLALDEDDVNSIQEISKKGKDLLKVIGDCGDEYRR; this is encoded by the exons ATGGCGATGACAGTACACAATGTTCTCCCCCATTTCACCGCTGCCTTTAAATCCAAGTCTAAAACGACGCCTCGCCAAGACTCAAAAAGACTCAATGTCAACTCGGTCAGGTGCTGCCAGCTGGCAACCTTCGACAAGCGCCTAATTACAGTGAGCAACGGCAACGATTCGCTCGACATATGCAGAGTACTGAATGGCATGTGGCAGACTAGCGGCGGATGGGGTCGCATTGACCGAGACGACGCTGTTGATGCCATGCTCCGTTACGCCGATGCCGGCCTCACCACCTTCGACATGGCCGATCACT ATGGGCCTGCTGAAGATCTTTATGGAATCTTTATCAATCGAATTCGTCGAGAGGGTCCACCAGAATTACTGGATAAGGTCAGAGG TCTCACTAAATGGGTGCCTCCACCAGTTAAGATGACAAGTAGTTATGTCAGAGAGAGCATCAATGTATCAAGAAGGAGAATGGATGTGCCTAGCTTGGACATGCTTCAGTTTCACTG GTGGGATTACTCTAATCCAGGTTATCTTGATGCTCTAAAGCACCTTACAGATCTGAAAGAAGAAG GTAAGATAAAGACTGTTGCTTTGACAAATTTTGATACGGAAAGACTACGTATAATTCTGGAGAATGGAATTCCTGTTGTTAGTAATCAg GTGCAACATTCAATTGTTGATATGCGTCCTCAACAGAGAATGGCGGAGCTCTGTGAGCTTACAGGAGTCAAACTTATAAc GTATGGCACAGTAATGGGTGGTTTGTTATCTGAGAAGTTCCTTGATACCAACTTAGTCATTCCTTTTGCTGGTCCCCCATTAAACACTCCCTCCCTTCAAAAGTACAAAAGG ATGGTTGATGCCTGGGGAGGATGGAGTCAGTTCCAAGTTTTGCTTCAGACACTAAAAAGAATAGCTACAAAACATGGGGTGTCTATCCCAGTTGTTGCTGTGAGATATGTACTAGACCAG CCTGCAGTAGCAGGGTCAATGGTAGGAGTTAGACTTGGGTTGTCAGAACATATACAAGACACAAATGCCATATTTTCACTTGCCCTCGATGAAGACGATGTGAATAGTATACAGGAAATTTCCAAAAAGGGAAAGGATTTGCTCAAAGTGATAGGTGACTGTGGAGATGAGTACAGGCGATGA
- the LOC123209047 gene encoding histidine-containing phosphotransfer protein 1-like isoform X5 has product MKDAIRQDYVVRAITSYCIYAQNLFSYLTYHISQPEVDYHQVDASACDFFLRTSSIGAEHVKLSCAELIQACQENDKEYCSCALYWTKNEYSKLRRKFETLLQCRWKERLLTLKMVIERKLEAVIFFSD; this is encoded by the exons ATGAAGGATGCCATTAGACAAGATTATGTTGTGCGCGCAATTACTAGTTACTGCATATATGCCCAaaatttattctcttatttgacTTATCACAT CAGCCAACCTGAGGTTGATTATCATCAGGTTGACGCCTCTGCTTGTGATTTCTTTCTAAGAACCAGCAG CATTGGTGCAGAGCACGTTAAGCTTTCATGTGCAGAACTTATTCAGGCTTGTCAGGAGAATGACAAAGAATA TTGCTCCTGTGCATTGTACTGGACTAAGAATGAATATTCCAAGCtgagaagaaaatttgagaCCCTTTTGCAG TGCAGATGGAAAGAAAGATTATTGACCTTGAAAATGGTCATTGAAAGGAAGCTGGAAGCAGTGATTTTCTTTTCAGATTAA
- the LOC123206494 gene encoding probable fatty acyl-CoA reductase 4: MESVGALRILKDKTILVTGATGFLAKIFVEKILRIQPNVKKLYLLVRAEDTQSAMKRVQNEIVEKDLFRVVRETCGANLEPFISEKVASVAGDVSLLNLGIKDSEVMEKMLTEIDLVINFAATTNFDERYDVALNTNTMGALHVLNFAKKCVNITMLLHVSTAYVCGERSGIIPENPFYSGETLRRTCELVINAEKKLIEKQLNQLRAENATEKEAISTMQDLGIRRARLYGWPNTYAFTKAMGEMLLGNFRDDLPLVITRPTMVTSTYSEPFPGWIEGVRTIDGPILCYVKGKLKFFYGNPDTILDLVS; this comes from the exons ATGGAATCCGTTGGTGCACTCCGAATTCTCAAGGACAAGACCATTTTGGTCACTGGTGCCACTGGCTTTCTGGCAAAGA TTTTTGTAGAGAAGATATTGAGGATTCAACCAAATGTGAAAAAGCTTTATCTTCTGGTCAGAGCAGAAGATACACAATCTGCTATGAAACGTGTGCAAAATGAG ATTGTAGAGAAGGATTTGTTTAGGGTTGTAAGGGAAACTTGCGGTGCCAATCTGGAGCCCTTTATATCAGAAAAGGTGGCTTCTGTAGCTGGTGATGTTTCTTTACTAAATCTGGGAATAAAAGATTCTGAAGTAATGGAAAAGATGCTGACAGAAATAGATCTAGTAATCAATTTCGCTGCAACAACAAACTTTGATGAAAG ATATGATGTTGCGTTAAACACCAACACAATGGGAGCCCTGCATGTTTTGAATTTTGCCAAGAAATGTGTCAACATAACCATGCTTCTCCATGTATCAACTG CTTATGTGTGCGGTGAAAGATCAGGAATTATCCCAGAAAATCCCTTTTACAGTGGTGAAACTCTCAGAAGAACATGTGAATTGGTAATCAACgcagaaaaaaaattgatagaaaaacaattaaatcaacttCGTGCAGAAAATGCCACTGAAAAAGAAGCTATCTCAACCATGCAGGATTTAGGCATCAGAAG GGCAAGATTGTATGGATGGCCAAACACATATGCGTTTACAAAGGCAATGGGAGAGATGTTATTAGGAAACTTTAGAGATGATCTTCCTCTTGTCATCACTCGCCCCACCATGGTAACCAGTACCTATTCAGAACCATTTCCAGGTTGGATTGAAGGCGTGAG AACAATTGATGGCCCAATTCTTTGTTATGTTAAAGGGAAACTAAAATTCTTCTACGGGAATCCTGATACCATTCTCGATTTGGTGAGTTGA
- the LOC123209047 gene encoding histidine-containing phosphotransfer protein 1-like isoform X3: MALALQRSLFYNFVQSMFDEGIVNDEFFQLLAMKDAIRQDYVVRAITSYCIYAQNLFSYLTYHIQPEVDYHQVDASACDFFLRTSSIGAEHVKLSCAELIQACQENDKEYCSCALYWTKNEYSKLRRKFETLLQCRWKERLLTLKMVIERKLEAVIFFSD; this comes from the exons ATGGCTTTGGCTTTACAGCGAAGTCTGTTTTACAACTTCGTTCAGTCAATGTTCGACGAG GGAATTGTTAATGACGAATTCTTTCAATTGCTAGCCATGAAGGATGCCATTAGACAAGATTATGTTGTGCGCGCAATTACTAGTTACTGCATATATGCCCAaaatttattctcttatttgacTTATCACAT CCAACCTGAGGTTGATTATCATCAGGTTGACGCCTCTGCTTGTGATTTCTTTCTAAGAACCAGCAG CATTGGTGCAGAGCACGTTAAGCTTTCATGTGCAGAACTTATTCAGGCTTGTCAGGAGAATGACAAAGAATA TTGCTCCTGTGCATTGTACTGGACTAAGAATGAATATTCCAAGCtgagaagaaaatttgagaCCCTTTTGCAG TGCAGATGGAAAGAAAGATTATTGACCTTGAAAATGGTCATTGAAAGGAAGCTGGAAGCAGTGATTTTCTTTTCAGATTAA
- the LOC123206298 gene encoding cytochrome P450 94C1, whose translation MGSDFDPSSWLQSFCATFCFMFFTFTASFSLFSFLIFLFLKLKPWCQCEACRSFLSAGWSKDFANLCDWYTHLLEKSLTGTIHIHVLENIITANPENVEHILKTKFDNYPKGKPFSVILGDLLGRGIFNVDGDSWRFQRKMASLELGSVSIRHYAFDLVTSEIQSRLIPLLSSVADKQTVLDLQDVFRRFSFDSICRFSFGLDPGCLQLSMPFPEFAVAFDLASKISAERGLSSSPIIWKMRRLLNLGTERKLKQAVGLVNELAEKMINERRKLGFSGKNDLLSRFMGSINDDRYLRDIVVSFLLAGRDTVASGLTSFFLLLSQHPEVESAIREESDRFIEPKQDSVSYEQMRNMHYLNAAIHESMRLFPPVQYDSKFAKDDDILPDGTFVRKGSRVTYHPYAMGRMERIWGPDCLEFKPERFLENGKFVPENPFKYPVFQAGPRVCLGKEMALVEMKSVALAMVRRFKIRVLEPNQALRFAPGLTATVKGGLPVIVKQRD comes from the coding sequence ATGGGTTCTGATTTTGATCCGTCTTCATGGTTGCAGTCTTTCTGCGCAACTTTCTGCTTCATGTTCTTCACTTTCACTGCCTCATTCTCcttgttttctttcttgatCTTTCTATTCCTGAAGCTGAAGCCCTGGTGTCAGTGTGAGGCTTGCCGGAGTTTTCTCTCCGCCGGCTGGTCGAAAGACTTTGCTAATCTGTGTGATTGGTACACCCATCTTCTTGAGAAATCACTAACTGGCACTATACATATTCATGTTCTTGAAAATATCATCACGGCCAACCCTGAAAACGTTGAGCACATCCTCAAAACCAAGTTCGATAACTATCCTAAAGGGAAACCTTTCTCTGTTATCCTGGGTGATCTTCTGGGTCGTGGCATCTTCAACGTTGATGGTGATTCCTGGAGGTTTCAAAGAAAAATGGCAAGTTTAGAGCTTGGTAGTGTCTCTATAAGACACTATGCTTTTGATCTTGTGACTTCTGAGATTCAATCCAGGCTGATTCCTCTCTTATCTTCTGTTGCTGATAAACAAACGGTGTTAGATCTGCAAGACGTGTTTCGTCGATTTTCTTTCGATAGTATTTGCCGATTCTCTTTCGGTTTAGATCCCGGTTGTCTCCAGCTTAGTATGCCTTTTCCAGAATTTGCAGTAGCCTTCGATCTTGCGTCGAAGATATCTGCCGAAAGGGGATTGTCTTCGTCACCCATTATATGGAAGATGAGGCGGCTGTTGAATTTAGGCACCGAGAGGAAGCTTAAACAAGCAGTAGGATTGGTGAATGAACTTGCCgagaaaatgataaatgaaCGCCGCAAATTGGGGTTCTCCGGCAAGAACGACCTTTTATCAAGATTCATGGGTTCCATCAACGATGACAGATATCTCCGGGATATTGTCGTCAGCTTCCTTTTGGCTGGACGTGACACGGTGGCCTCAGGCTTGACCAGCTTCTTTCTTTTGTTATCTCAACATCCAGAAGTCGAGTCAGCGATCAGGGAAGAGTCAGACCGATTCATTGAACCCAAACAAGATTCGGTCAGCTATGAGCAGATGCGAAATATGCATTACTTAAACGCCGCCATACATGAAAGCATGCGATTGTTTCCACCGGTGCAGTATGATTCAAAATTCGCTAAAGACGATGACATACTTCCTGACGGTACATTTGTTAGAAAAGGCAGTAGGGTTACGTATCATCCCTATGCAATGGGTCGTATGGAGCGGATTTGGGGTCCCGATTGTCTTGAATTTAAGCCAGAAAGATTCTTGGAAAATGGAAAATTTGTGCCAGAAAACCCGTTCAAATACCCCGTTTTTCAGGCTGGGCCTAGGGTTTGCTTGGGCAAGGAAATGGCCTTAGTGGAGATGAAAAGTGTAGCTCTAGCTATGGTGAGGCGGTTCAAAATCCGGGTTCTGGAGCCAAATCAGGCTCTGCGATTCGCCCCTGGTTTGACTGCCACCGTTAAAGGTGGGTTACCTGTAATAGTTAAACAAAGAGACTGA
- the LOC123209047 gene encoding histidine-containing phosphotransfer protein 1-like isoform X6, with protein sequence MALSIVKELLQHYVDSLVDEGVLNEQFSHIQTLRTEEPDFIEGLINTYCMSVEAILSELTSCINVSHVDYSRLAVLARQVENRSQGIGAEHVRLACADLIRACDQKHTKNFSQALNWINYEFAVTRNKLQAIAQMQRRIVRLVNKQQQQ encoded by the exons aTGGCTTTGTCAATTGTAAAAGAACTTCTTCAACACTATGTTGATTCATTGGTTGATGAG GGTGTCTTAAATGAACAGTTTTCTCACATTCAGACTTTAAGAACTGAGGAACCTGATTTTATCGAGGGGCTGATTAATACCTACTGTATGAGTGTGGAAGCAATCTTATCAGAACTTACAAGCTGCAT CAATGTTTCTCATGTTGATTACTCTCGGTTGGCTGTACTGGCCCGGCAAGTAGAGAATAGAAGCCAAGG TATTGGTGCTGAGCATGTGAGACTTGCATGTGCTGATCTTATTCGGGCTTGTGATCAAAAGCACACAAAAAA TTTCTCTCAAGCCTTGAATTGGATAAACTATGAATTTGCTGTTACTCGGAACAAATTGCAGGCTATTGCTCAG ATGCAGCGCAGGATAGTGAGACTAGTGAACAAACAGCAGCAACAATAA
- the LOC123208656 gene encoding uncharacterized protein LOC123208656, with protein MARLRVFFLILLMAFVVVVAVAEATAKKPKKVKCQDKNYPACYHQNLYCPDSCLRTCVVDCVSCQPVCTTPPPPPRPRTPSPPGIPTPPTWHSPPPPASSGPSSDSAPKRVRCKNKYYPHCYFQELICPSSCPEQCDVDCVTCSPVCNCNRPGAVCQDPRFVGGDGITFYFHGKKDRDFCLVSDSNLHINAHFIGRRNENMKRDFTWVQSLGILFDTHTLFIGAKEASFWDNSNDRLSLAFNGEPIFLPDGEGNQWQSSESPSVTITRSRNTNNVDIEVENLFKIKATVVPITQKDSRVHNYGITQENCFAHLDLSFKFYALSGDVNGILGQTYASNYLSRAKMGVDMPVLGGEKEFASSSLFSTDCGAARFVAAKFALSNSSQTYIEYANLNCASPIDGGGVVCKR; from the exons ATGGCGCGATTACGTGTGTTTTTTCTCATCCTACTTATGGCGtttgtggtggtggtggcggtggcGGAGGCAACTGCCAAAAAGCCAAAGAAAGTGAAGTGCCAAGATAAGAACTACCCTGCCTGTTATCATCAAAACCTTTACTGCCCAGATTCTTGCCTCAGAACTTGCGTTGTGGACTGTGTCTCATGTCAGCCCGTTTGCACAACGCCACCCCCACCCCCACGTCCTCGAACCCCTTCTCCTCCAGGCATTCCCACTCCTCCTACTTGGCACTCTCCTCCGCCACCCGCCTCCAGTGGGCCTTCATCAGATTCAGCACCAAAAAGAGTTAGGTGCAAGAACAAATACTATCCTCATTGCTACTTCCAGGAGCTTATCTGTCCTAGTTCCTGCCCTGAACAATGTGACGTTGATTGTGTCACATGTAGCCCTGTTTGCA ATTGCAACCGACCAGGAGCTGTTTGCCAAGACCCTCGATTCGTCGGCGGAGATGGAATCACGTTCTACTTCCACGGCAAAAAAGACCGAGACTTTTGCCTGGTCTCCGATTCTAACCTACACATCAATGCACACTTCATTGGTCGCCGCAATGAGAACATGAAGAGGGACTTCACTTGGGTCCAATCTCTAGGAATTCTCTTTGATACTCACACGCTCTTCATTGGCGCCAAGGAAGCATCCTTTTGGGACAATTCAAATGACCGCCTATCACTCGCCTTCAATGGAGAACCCATTTTCCTCCCAGACGGCGAAGGCAACCAGTGGCAGTCCTCTGAATCTCCAAGCGTAACCATCACGAGGTCTCGCAACACTAATAATGTAGACATCGAAGTGGAAAACCTGTTCAAGATCAAAGCAACAGTGGTTCCAATAACACAGAAAGATTCACGAGTGCATAATTACGGCATAACTCAGGAGAATTGCTTCGCCCATCTTGACTTAAGCTTCAAGTTTTACGCCTTGAGTGGCGATGTTAATGGCATTTTAGGGCAAACTTACGCGAGTAATTACTTGAGCAGAGCTAAAATGGGCGTGGATATGCCTGTCTTGGGCGGTGAAAAGGAGTTTGCATCGTCAAGTCTCTTTAGTACTGATTGCGGCGCTGCTCGATTTGTTGCTGCTAAGTTTGCCTTGAGCAATTCTTCCCAAACTTATATTGAGTACGCGAACTTGAACTGCGCTAGTCCAATCGACGGCGGTGGAGTTGTCTGCAAGAGatag
- the LOC123200583 gene encoding 60S acidic ribosomal protein P2-like encodes MKVVAAYLLAVLGGNTSPSTSDLKNILGSVGADADDDRIELLLSEVKGKDITELIASGREKLASVPSGGGVAVAASTGAVGGGAAAAPAAEAKKEEKVEEKEESDDDMGFSLFD; translated from the exons ATGAAGGTCGTCGCCGCATATTTGCTTGCTGTTTTGGGAGGCAACACGAGCCCATCAACTAGTGATTTGAAGAATATTCTCGGATCAG TTGGAGCTGATGCTGATGACGACAGGATAGAGTTGCTATTGTCTGAAGTCAAGGGCAAGGATATCACTGAGCTAATTGCCAGCGGAAGGGAGAAGTTGGCATCAGTGCCTTCTGGTGGTGGTGTTGCCGTTGCTGCCTCAACAGGTGCTGTGGGAGGTGGTGCTGCTGCAGCTCCTGCTGCTGAggcaaagaaagaagagaaggtggaagagaaagaagagtCCGATGAT GATATGGGTTTCAGCCTCTTTGACTAA
- the LOC123209047 gene encoding histidine-containing phosphotransfer protein 1-like isoform X2, protein MSISSLAAVVSGNLKSTHSFLNLWRCNVILMGVLNEQFSHIQTLRTEEPDFIEGLINTYCMSVEAILSELTSCINVSHVDYSRLAVLARQVENRSQGIGAEHVRLACADLIRACDQKHTKNFSQALNWINYEFAVTRNKLQAIAQMQRRIVRLVNKQQQQ, encoded by the exons ATGTCCATTTCTAGCTTAGCTGCTGTAGTGTCAG gTAATTTGAAATCAACTCATTCGTTTCTCAATCTTTGGAGATGTAATGTCATTTTAATG GGTGTCTTAAATGAACAGTTTTCTCACATTCAGACTTTAAGAACTGAGGAACCTGATTTTATCGAGGGGCTGATTAATACCTACTGTATGAGTGTGGAAGCAATCTTATCAGAACTTACAAGCTGCAT CAATGTTTCTCATGTTGATTACTCTCGGTTGGCTGTACTGGCCCGGCAAGTAGAGAATAGAAGCCAAGG TATTGGTGCTGAGCATGTGAGACTTGCATGTGCTGATCTTATTCGGGCTTGTGATCAAAAGCACACAAAAAA TTTCTCTCAAGCCTTGAATTGGATAAACTATGAATTTGCTGTTACTCGGAACAAATTGCAGGCTATTGCTCAG ATGCAGCGCAGGATAGTGAGACTAGTGAACAAACAGCAGCAACAATAA
- the LOC123209047 gene encoding histidine-containing phosphotransfer protein 2-like isoform X4, whose amino-acid sequence MALALQRSLFYNFVQSMFDEGIVNDEFFQLLAMKDAIRQDYVVRAITSYCIYAQNLFSYLTYHISQPEVDYHQVDASACDFFLRTSSIGAEHVKLSCAELIQACQENDKEYCSCALYWTKNEYSKLRRKFETLLQMERKIIDLENGH is encoded by the exons ATGGCTTTGGCTTTACAGCGAAGTCTGTTTTACAACTTCGTTCAGTCAATGTTCGACGAG GGAATTGTTAATGACGAATTCTTTCAATTGCTAGCCATGAAGGATGCCATTAGACAAGATTATGTTGTGCGCGCAATTACTAGTTACTGCATATATGCCCAaaatttattctcttatttgacTTATCACAT CAGCCAACCTGAGGTTGATTATCATCAGGTTGACGCCTCTGCTTGTGATTTCTTTCTAAGAACCAGCAG CATTGGTGCAGAGCACGTTAAGCTTTCATGTGCAGAACTTATTCAGGCTTGTCAGGAGAATGACAAAGAATA TTGCTCCTGTGCATTGTACTGGACTAAGAATGAATATTCCAAGCtgagaagaaaatttgagaCCCTTTTGCAG ATGGAAAGAAAGATTATTGACCTTGAAAATGGTCATTGA
- the LOC123209046 gene encoding probable aldo-keto reductase 2 isoform X2 has translation MAHLVQSSFCNLTFNIGKLRAKGGAKIQKVRLRSFCCELTEDKRISVVKKGKDVLDICKVVNGMWQVSGGWGRIDVENAVDAMLFYANAGLTTFDMADIYGPAEDLYGIFINRIRREGPPELLDKVRGLTKWVPPPVKMTSSYVRESINVSRRRMDVPSLDMLQFHWWDYSNPGYLDALKHLTDLKEEGKIKTVALTNFDTERLRIILENGIPVVSNQVQHSIVDMRPQQRMAELCELTGVKLITYGTVMGGLLSEKFLDTNLVIPFAGPPLNTPSLQKYKRMVDAWGGWSQFQVLLQTLKRIATKHGVSIPVVAVRYVLDQPAVAGSMVGVRLGLSEHIQDTNAIFSLALDEDDVNSIQEISKKGKDLLKVIGDCGDEYRR, from the exons ATGGCACATTTAGTACAATCCTCATTTTGCAATCTCACCTTTAATATAGGAAAGTTGAGAGCGAAAGGAGGTGCCAAAATCCAAAAAGTCAGATTGAGATCATTTTGCTGTGAGCTAACTGAGGATAAACGGATAAGTGTGGTTAAGAAAGGGAAGGATGTGCTAGATATATGTAAGGTTGTGAATGGGATGTGGCAGGTAAGTGGGGGATGGGGTAGAATTGATGTGGAAAATGCAGTTGATGCTATGCTTTTTTATGCAAATGCTGGACTCACCACTTTTGACATGGCCGATATAT ATGGGCCTGCTGAAGATCTTTATGGAATCTTTATCAATCGAATTCGTCGAGAGGGTCCACCAGAATTACTGGATAAGGTCAGAGG TCTCACTAAATGGGTGCCTCCACCAGTTAAGATGACAAGTAGTTATGTCAGAGAGAGCATCAATGTATCAAGAAGGAGAATGGATGTGCCTAGCTTGGACATGCTTCAGTTTCACTG GTGGGATTACTCTAATCCAGGTTATCTTGATGCTCTAAAGCACCTTACAGATCTGAAAGAAGAAG GTAAGATAAAGACTGTTGCTTTGACAAATTTTGATACGGAAAGACTACGTATAATTCTGGAGAATGGAATTCCTGTTGTTAGTAATCAg GTGCAACATTCAATTGTTGATATGCGTCCTCAACAGAGAATGGCGGAGCTCTGTGAGCTTACAGGAGTCAAACTTATAAc GTATGGCACAGTAATGGGTGGTTTGTTATCTGAGAAGTTCCTTGATACCAACTTAGTCATTCCTTTTGCTGGTCCCCCATTAAACACTCCCTCCCTTCAAAAGTACAAAAGG ATGGTTGATGCCTGGGGAGGATGGAGTCAGTTCCAAGTTTTGCTTCAGACACTAAAAAGAATAGCTACAAAACATGGGGTGTCTATCCCAGTTGTTGCTGTGAGATATGTACTAGACCAG CCTGCAGTAGCAGGGTCAATGGTAGGAGTTAGACTTGGGTTGTCAGAACATATACAAGACACAAATGCCATATTTTCACTTGCCCTCGATGAAGACGATGTGAATAGTATACAGGAAATTTCCAAAAAGGGAAAGGATTTGCTCAAAGTGATAGGTGACTGTGGAGATGAGTACAGGCGATGA
- the LOC123209047 gene encoding histidine-containing phosphotransfer protein 1-like isoform X1 — protein MALALQRSLFYNFVQSMFDEGIVNDEFFQLLAMKDAIRQDYVVRAITSYCIYAQNLFSYLTYHISQPEVDYHQVDASACDFFLRTSSIGAEHVKLSCAELIQACQENDKEYCSCALYWTKNEYSKLRRKFETLLQCRWKERLLTLKMVIERKLEAVIFFSD, from the exons ATGGCTTTGGCTTTACAGCGAAGTCTGTTTTACAACTTCGTTCAGTCAATGTTCGACGAG GGAATTGTTAATGACGAATTCTTTCAATTGCTAGCCATGAAGGATGCCATTAGACAAGATTATGTTGTGCGCGCAATTACTAGTTACTGCATATATGCCCAaaatttattctcttatttgacTTATCACAT CAGCCAACCTGAGGTTGATTATCATCAGGTTGACGCCTCTGCTTGTGATTTCTTTCTAAGAACCAGCAG CATTGGTGCAGAGCACGTTAAGCTTTCATGTGCAGAACTTATTCAGGCTTGTCAGGAGAATGACAAAGAATA TTGCTCCTGTGCATTGTACTGGACTAAGAATGAATATTCCAAGCtgagaagaaaatttgagaCCCTTTTGCAG TGCAGATGGAAAGAAAGATTATTGACCTTGAAAATGGTCATTGAAAGGAAGCTGGAAGCAGTGATTTTCTTTTCAGATTAA